The DNA sequence GGTGGTGGCACCAAACGCAGACTCAGTGCAAACACGCCCCAGCAGCACACGCGGTAACCCATTAACTCGGAGGAATCTGGGGTCACTGTGGACCGTTTTCTATTAATAGAGGATAAAGCTCCTGCAAACATGAGCGGTAATGCCCTGGCAACCTGCGCAAATTAactcctccctggccagcaggaggaAACCACGTTCTGCCGGTAGATGTGTGCTTGAAATACGCGTGTACACCTACACGCACGGGGTTTTAGAATTGCTCCCCTTAAACATGCCAGATTCCACTCCCATCCCGAGTCCTAGCGGGAAGGGACATTCCAGGAGAGGGGCGTCTCTGGGGAAGGAGCGGTGGCGGTCAGGAAGGAGCTGAGCGGCAGGCTATCAGGTGTCGGTCAGCTCAGCTTTGCCACGCACACCGCCAGGGCCACAGCCGCCAGCAGCACGGCGCTGAACACAGTGGCAGCCAGGGCCTTGCTCGGGTCGCAGGGCCCGGTGCGCTCTTCTACGGACACAAAGCCCGCCGAGGAGGCTCCAGCGCTGATCAGGAGCTCGGCGCCCGCCGCCTGCCGGGCTTGCACCGTCCAGCGGGGCACGTTGACCTTCGTCTCCAGGTCGTAGATCATCTCGCCCACCTGAAGGATATCCCGCTCCAGCTCGCGCAGGTCGTCTACGTCGAAGTTGCGCCGTGCCTCGTGCCGCAGGGTGCGGGCGCTCAGGGCGCGGGCCGCTACGCCTGCCGCACCGCCCGCCACCCCCGTGCGCACCAGCGGCCGTCGCGGCGCGTGCAGAGGGAACGCGGTGCCCAGCGCCAGCGCGCGCCGCATGTCCGCTTCCAGCAGGTCCAGGCAGCCGGAGAAGGCTACCCAGAGGCGTTCGAACTCGGTGCGTTCCTCGGCGCCCATGCCCTTGTCTCGCAGCGCGGTCGTCAGCGGCGCACCGGTAGCCACCGCCAGCTCCTGCGCCTTCTGGCGCGTCTTCTGCAGCTCCTCGCGAAGGTTCTGCGAGTCTGCCGAGCCTCCGATAGTGAGCACCAGGTGGTGGTAGCATGCGGTCGCCTTGTTGAGCGCGTCCAGCAGCGCCTTGCACTCCTCCCTCGCCATAGCGGTGCGCTCCGGCACGACCTGACCGCCCGCGCCCCTCTCGGCCTCAGGCCCTCCGCACAGCCCAACGGCCAATCCCTACTGCGGCTCCGGGTCGGGCCGCTGGCACCTTCCTCATGGCCCCAGACTAGCTCCGCGCTGCAGTGCTGTCGACGGAGCGAGCTAGGGACTCGCGACGTGCGCCGGGCGCGTTAGCTGCCTCCGGGCCCCTCGTCCATCCTCCCAGATACGCTCAAGTCACACGCTGAGTCGCTGTACTGCCCTGGCCTCCACGGTGGCCCCCTGCGAAGCCCGGGTTGCGGTCCCCATCCTCCTCTGGTACCGTCTCTAGGACCGACCCGCGAGCTGCGCGCTCCGCCTTAGCCGCTGCCAAGGATGGCTGGGTCGTGTTTCTTAGGATCCACCCACCCCGCCCGTCCTCGCGGGATGCTTCCATCCCCTGGACAAGGGATAGGCGGGGCCCCGCGCGGGAGGTCACGTGTAGGtcccctgtctctccctcctcctcaccccattGCAGTTCTGGAATAATAGCGCTTCGCATATCTAACCCTCTATTTTACCgatggggaaaactgaggcccaggtaaaaataaagggggggggggtgtcactctACATCCATGCAAGTGAGGGGCTTAGAACCTAAGGATCATGACTCCCAGCCCCTACTTCATAGGACTGGGCACCTCCGTCCTCCAAAGCTAGCAGTAAAGGGCGACACATGAGGAGGTATGGCTCCTGGGTCCCCAATCTCAATCCAGCCCGCTTTCCAGAGACCAAGCTTGGACCCCTTCCCGTGACACAGTTGCTCGCGACCCCGCCCTCCCCCGTTCTGGGCACGCGCAGTCGGCAGCTCCGGGCTCGCCCGCCGGAGTAGGAAGCGCAGTGCGCCGCCTGAACCCCGCCCCCGGCTGGGCGGACTTAATGATTGCTCTGCGCGCACGTCACTCTGGGAAAGGCTGGCCGCTCATTGGGCTGACTCAGGGACGCGGCTCCGCCCAACGGCGGAGTAAGAGGGTGGGCGGTGGCGTGGGGCCGCGCGCTAGGGTGGTGGTACCTGAGGCCGGATCCCAGGGGCCGGTGGTGTCGCCGCTGCTCCCGAAAGGGCAGGGAGTGAAACTATGTAGCCTTTTAAGTAAGTGTCCTCTCTCCTGTCTGCTCCCGCGCCTCCCTCCCCTCGGGACGGCTGCGCTCGGGACCCGGAGGCCGGAGGAGGCCGGAGCTGGAAACTCCTCTTTCCGCCCCCGGCGCCCCACGGCGCCCCTGGCAGGCTTGGTGGCTCCCGGGCGACTCCTAAGGCCCCGACCCTTCGCCGGTAGCCCGCCCTGCCCGCGCTCTTCCGGTCCCGTCTGCAGCAGGACTTGTTCTGTCTCTCCTTtccgggatggggtggggtggggtggggaagaatgCGTCCTCTGACCCCCGCGGCGCTGGCCTGGGCCTGCGAGTCCGGGGTCTCCGGAGTTCAGAGTTGCGGGCAGTGGGCGGGACCGTAGCTCCTGGCTGagtggcctcctgggtttgcggGCGGCCTGGGCGGTGAAGGTGGAGAGAAGGCTGTGAGTGGTTGTCCAGGGCCTCGGGCCAGGCTCTTGTGGTCCCCGGGTAAGGGGTGAAGAAGGCGcgggggagagaaaagggaacccctgcCTACCTGCCTCTCGCGGAGCAGGGTCTCCTCGTCCTGCTAGGTAAAGATTACTCCAGGAAAATTCTTAAGCACCAAGAGATATTCCGGACACTGAGGTCTGTTCAGTTCTTTTGGTTAGAAATGGACAGCCTACAGGTTCTAGTGCTAGGCCGCGTCCCTCTGGATGCCCTTCGAGATGCTGGGGACCTGGGCACTTCGGGCCCTTGCTGGGCCCCCAGAGCAGGTTTGTCAAGTCTTCATGGAGGATTTAGGACGTTCAAGAAACGAGGGGTAGCACACAGTCGCACTAGGGTTAGAGCAGAGCAGGGGATATTGGCGTTTCTAGGTCACCTCTTTGGCCCTGGTGATGAGGCACTTTGGAGGGTCCAGAGGGCTGGTCCTCGGGGCTTGCTCTCACTCAGGAGACTGTCCTTTAGTTCATTGATTCAGTGGCCATTTGTGGTGGGGGCTCAGGTTCTCTCGGCCTTGGCCATTCTTTGCCGAGGAGGGTCTCGGCCACCCACCTGCCAAATGGATGCCTTGACAGAGGAAGAGTAGTTTTCAGGACAAAATGGTAGAAGGAGGGAGAACCCATCTGTTTGGGGAGTTGTGGGGACAGCAGAAGGAGATGAGGCTGTGGAGATGAGTGGGAGGTCAGCTATAAGAGGCCCTTAATGCCAACCAGAGGAGTTAAGCGTTCATCTGGTAGGGAGTGGAGAGGAAGTCATTGTGGAATCCTGCACAGACCTGTGTTGGAAAGATCACTTTGTGGTCTCTTCCCGTGAACAAGTTTGAGTGACATCAGCAGGCAGAGCCTGTAGGCCTCCAAGGGGAAAGGGCAGTATGAGAGCCGGGACAGATACTTCTGACGCGCCCGAGTGGCAAGAAGGCAGTTGGGGCTGTGAAGCTGGGTAGACACTTTGGGTGAGCTCTCCCATCCTTGGCTTGTCACCTGCAATAACCCTGTAGGGCAGTGTTCCTGGGGGGGGTGGGCTGTTGTATCTGCATAGGGCCTGCCGTCAGGTCTTGATTGTGCCTCCTTGTGGCTCCTTGGATTGTGTTGCCCTCAGGAGGGCAGCTGCTGGTTCTTTGTTCTTCATGTGTCTGTGCCTGTTAGTGTGTCTGTCCGGGCTTTCCCTCTGTTGATGAACTGCCAGGATTAGGTTGGTGTTCAGTAACTTCATGTTCTCCTAGAGGAGCAGAGGAATGCGAACCTGTGATGATAGATACCAGACCTAGAAAAGGTTTACACCTGAAGGATCCAGACCTGGTTTGTCCTGAGGTGGCTTCCACATCTGAGACATACTGAAAAGTGGCCCTTGGAGCTCCTGCCTTTCTGCCCAAGATACTGGCAGGGAGGTGGATTATGCAGGGAGGTGACTGCACCTGCAACTCCGGGAGCAGGGTGATGGATGTGGAATGCCATCCATCACAGAATGCCATGGGGAGCAGTTGTGCCCCTCTAAACTTTCCTGCTCCCTTTCCAACCATGAGGCCTTCTCTCCCTCTGTGACCCTCCACAGTCCAGCTGTCACTGTGTTTAGCCAGCTCTAAGGGaactgtttgtttctgttttttagccaatggctgcctaggggcagcccttccccctcccctgcatatGGGCAGTGGATTTCCAGCTCCAGTGAGAGATGATCCCTCCCTGGGAGCTTAAGCTTCCTCTAACAC is a window from the Eptesicus fuscus isolate TK198812 chromosome 21, DD_ASM_mEF_20220401, whole genome shotgun sequence genome containing:
- the RGS9BP gene encoding regulator of G-protein signaling 9-binding protein: MAREECKALLDALNKATACYHHLVLTIGGSADSQNLREELQKTRQKAQELAVATGAPLTTALRDKGMGAEERTEFERLWVAFSGCLDLLEADMRRALALGTAFPLHAPRRPLVRTGVAGGAAGVAARALSARTLRHEARRNFDVDDLRELERDILQVGEMIYDLETKVNVPRWTVQARQAAGAELLISAGASSAGFVSVEERTGPCDPSKALAATVFSAVLLAAVALAVCVAKLS